Proteins co-encoded in one Callospermophilus lateralis isolate mCalLat2 chromosome 2, mCalLat2.hap1, whole genome shotgun sequence genomic window:
- the Sdhaf2 gene encoding succinate dehydrogenase assembly factor 2, mitochondrial isoform X2, producing MLPRLSLLSPSLSVTSFRRFYRGDSPTDSQKDLIEIPLPPWQERTDESIETKRARLLYESRKRGMLENCILLSLFAKEYLHHMTEKQLNLYDRLINEPSNDWDIYYWATEAKPAPEIFENEVMALLRDFAKNKNKEQRLRAPDLEYLFEKPR from the exons ATGCTGCCAAGGCTCAGCCTGTTGTCTCCTTCGCTCAGTGTGACATCATTCAGACGCTTCTACAGAGGTGACAGCCCAACAGATTCTCAAAAGGACTTGATTGAAATCCCTTTGCCTCCTTGGCAGGAGAGAACTGATGAATCCATAGAAACCAAAAGAGCCCGCCTGCTGTATGAGAGCAGAAAGAGGGGGATGTTGGAAAACTGCATTCTCCTTAG CCTCTTTGCTAAAGAATATCTGCATCACATGACGGAGAAGCAGCTGAACCTCTATGATCGCCTGATTAATGAGCCTAGTAATGACTGGGATATTTACTACTGGGCCACAG AAGCAAAACCAGCcccagaaatatttgaaaatgaagTCATGGCACTGCTGAGAGACTttgctaaaaacaaaaacaaagaacagaGACTGCGTGCCCCAGATCTTGAATACCTCTTTGAGAAGCCACGTTGA
- the Sdhaf2 gene encoding succinate dehydrogenase assembly factor 2, mitochondrial isoform X1, which translates to MAVFTVLPTVARMLPRLSLLSPSLSVTSFRRFYRGDSPTDSQKDLIEIPLPPWQERTDESIETKRARLLYESRKRGMLENCILLSLFAKEYLHHMTEKQLNLYDRLINEPSNDWDIYYWATEAKPAPEIFENEVMALLRDFAKNKNKEQRLRAPDLEYLFEKPR; encoded by the exons ATGCTGCCAAGGCTCAGCCTGTTGTCTCCTTCGCTCAGTGTGACATCATTCAGACGCTTCTACAGAGGTGACAGCCCAACAGATTCTCAAAAGGACTTGATTGAAATCCCTTTGCCTCCTTGGCAGGAGAGAACTGATGAATCCATAGAAACCAAAAGAGCCCGCCTGCTGTATGAGAGCAGAAAGAGGGGGATGTTGGAAAACTGCATTCTCCTTAG CCTCTTTGCTAAAGAATATCTGCATCACATGACGGAGAAGCAGCTGAACCTCTATGATCGCCTGATTAATGAGCCTAGTAATGACTGGGATATTTACTACTGGGCCACAG AAGCAAAACCAGCcccagaaatatttgaaaatgaagTCATGGCACTGCTGAGAGACTttgctaaaaacaaaaacaaagaacagaGACTGCGTGCCCCAGATCTTGAATACCTCTTTGAGAAGCCACGTTGA